Below is a window of Armatimonadota bacterium DNA.
CGGCGTCCACGTCGGCCAGCTTCAGGAACTCCTCTTTGCTCGCGGCATCGAGCCGGACTGGGTCTCGCGGCGTTGACCCCCTCCCTCGCCTGACGATGGTGCAGGTGGCGGAGGGTGATAATCCCCTCCGCCTGCAGGTGGGGTTTCCGGATGCCCCCTCGCCCCTCTGGGGGAGAGGGGGATGGGGGTGAGGGGCCGGTGCAGGTCAGGCCAAGGGTTCGGGGTCTTGGGTGGTTACGGCTCCCCCTCCCTCGTCTGCAGCAGATGCTTCGTGCTGCGAAGATGAGGGAGGGGCGAGGGGTGGGAGATCCGGAACTGCTCCACCCCCAACCCCCTCCTCCTATTCGGGGCAAAAACCATCCACTGGAAAACGGGGTTCCGGATGCCCCCTCGCCCCTCTGGGGGAGAGGGGGATGGGGGTGAGGGGCCGGTGCATGTCGGGCCAAGGGTTCGGGGCTCCCCCTTCCTCGTCTGCAGCAGATGCCACATCCCCTGCACACGTTAGACCGGACGGCAGTACTGCTCCACCCCCAACCCCCTCCTTATGTTCGGGGCACAAGACATCCCCTGCACACGAGGAGGGGGCTCGCTCACACCCTCACGCGGCCGACGCGCACCAGGCCCGTCGTCTGCCCGGTGGACGCTTCGACCAGCTTGATGCTCGCCTCGTAGTCGCCCGGCGGCGCGGGGACGGTGACGCTCAGGGCGCCTTCCTCGAAGGCATAGAAGCGATGGAGCTTGTCGTGCCCCTTTCGAGGCTTCTCCGCCACCGAGCGCAGGCGTTGAAGATAGAGGGCGGTCGTGACCCCTGGCGAATTCGGGCGGTCGGAGGTGAAGGTCACGCCGGGGGACGGGTTTCGGGGCTCGGTGGTCGGGTTTCGGTGGTCGGTGGTCGGGTTGCGGTGGTCGGGGGACGGTTGGCCGGGATTGTGCGGAGAGCCTGCTTCAATCGCGTCAGCATCATTCCGATCCGATGTGCGTCCTCTAGCTCTGCGATGAGATCCAAGTTCGGGTAAATGCGCATCGTTGCCATCAGGAGTGTCGCAAGCTCGGCTTGGCTCCCGCTCGCCACTCCCAGAAACTGGATGTACTCCTTGCGGTTGTTCCTGCCGTTGCCTTCCGCAATGTTCGCCGCAATCGACACGGCTGCCCGCCTGATCTGTCCGGTCAGGCCGTAGAGTTCCTCCTTCGGCAACTCGCTGGTCTTCTTGTAGACATCGGCAATGAGGTTCATCGCCAATTGCCAAACCTCCAGTTTCTCGAACGAACTCATCGTGGCTAGATGATGGCGTCTCACCGAACACCGGCGACCGACTCTCGTCCACCGACGACCGATTCTCGGCAACCGACGACCGACTCTCGACCACCGAAACCCGAACGTTATCGCCCAGGAACACGGCCTCGGGCGGGGTGCGGGGCGGGAAGGTGCCGGGGTGGAGGCGCATGTAGGTGCTCGCGAGGACGGGGAACAGCGTGCTCGGTCGCCACTTCTTCCCGCTTGGCCCCCCGTCCCCGTCATTCGCGACCCGCCGACAGAAGGCCTCCCACGCCTGGTGCTCCTCCAACGTGAGACCGGCGAAGATCTTCATCGCCACCTGCCAGTCGGCGCGGCGGTCGAGTTGGGCGTCGGTGCGAGGGTCCTTGAGGCTGGGTCGCTCGCGGAGCACGGTCGTGCCGTCGGGCATCTGCACCACGACGGCGTTGCCCAGCCCGCCGCTGATCCCGGTCATCAAGGCCCCTGTCCTGATCGTCGCCATGTTGGGGATTGTCGGCGCTCGCAGTCGTTCCGATCATGGTTGCGGCCCCTTTCTGCACGCTTCGTCGGCCCGTGGTCGTTCCGTCGTCGTTCCGTGGTCGTACCGTGGCGACGGCGCGACGGCGGCAAGACGAGGATTCGACGAGGCTTGGACGACAGGTGTGGGATGGGGGCGAAACGTGGTCGTGGACCCCCGCGTAAGAGCCTTGTAGGTTCCCGGAACCTCACGGGACATGGAAGGCGACCGACTTTCAGAGGAGCAATCGGCACTGCTGCGTCAAGCCCTCGAGCATGACCGGCTCGCGACGGTCAATCAGCTCATTCGTGCCGTGTCGAAACACCTGGTGGATCCCGACACCGACGTCCGCACACGCACGAGCATGCGCATGGCCGGCGGTGAGGGCGTTTGGGGCGTGTTCCAACGTAAACAGGCAGCCGCCAAGGCGGTCGGCCGACTTGGTGACGCCATGATCTCCCGAAGGGTCACGATCGAGGACATCGTGGCGAACGTGTGCGAATTGGTGCAGGAGGATTCCAGCGCCCGCGATGCGGTCGAGCGGGTCTCACTGGACGTGCTGGGTTTGGCGTGATGTTGTCGAGGTCGAAGACCTGCCATCAAAGAGGAACACGAACAGCTCATGGCAGAATGTATTCATCGACAGAGCGGCTTTAACCTGTTACCCTTGCCGCTGGAGGTAGGGCTTTGATCGAACGGTCGTTCCTCGAAGTCTTTGAGGAGGCAAACAAAAGATTGCTGTCCGGAAGGATTTCGGAGTCTTCGATGCTGTCTGAAATCGAGCAGACCGCAGCCCGAGACGCAGCGTCCAGCGATGTCCTCATGGTCGGTATAGCGCTGGCCTGGAGATCGGGAAACCTGCCCCTCGCCGGAGATTTGCACAAAAGGCTCTTAGGTCGTGCAAGCTTACCGAGACCTTGGTGGACGGAGAGTCCGGACTTCAAGCTGGCATCAGGTGTTCTCGAAGAATCGATTGGAGGGGGCCTGGAGGATCGTCTTCAATCCCGCATGGAGGACATATTCGGACACTCCAAGTACGGTGGACTCATCGTAGACTTTCTCCGAGCTTCCAGCTTATTAGAAAGCGATGGCTAGGACACAGAGTAGCGCCAGCGAGGACCGTTGGGTGGCCAGGACAAGGCCGATGGTTCGTGCGGCTTTGTCCTGGTTCCGTGAGGAACACTCTGAAAACAGTGGCCGCTGCACCAAGCGGGGTCGAACCGCACCCGTGGACGCAAGGGTCATTCACGCAGGTCGGGCGACGAAGGCAAGTTCCTACGGAACCGGGCTGCCAACGGGCACGAGCCATCCCCTTTCAGCCCGGCCACCCAACGAGAGGTCACCCACGGTCAGGGCACCCGTCGACGAAAGCGTTCGGCAGGAGCTAGCGCTCTGTCCGTGTCAAGCCTACAATGACACCATGAGGGTGTCGTGCGCGGTGACCTCGCTAGCTGTCGCGGCGATGCTGCCCACTTCGGGGCAGGCAGAGCTGCGTTTCCGCGTCGTCGACCTTGGGCCTGGAATCAGCTTCAGGGA
It encodes the following:
- a CDS encoding four helix bundle protein; amino-acid sequence: MSSFEKLEVWQLAMNLIADVYKKTSELPKEELYGLTGQIRRAAVSIAANIAEGNGRNNRKEYIQFLGVASGSQAELATLLMATMRIYPNLDLIAELEDAHRIGMMLTRLKQALRTIPANRPPTTATRPPTTETRPPSPETRPPA